From the genome of Bradyrhizobium sp. ORS 278:
ACGGTCAAAAATGCACTGAAAAATACCGGAGACGAGCAGCCGGAAGCTCAGCAGCCAGACACTCAAGCGCACTTTCGGGATGGCCCCACCTTCAAACGACTGCGTCGCTACTCGCCGTTGCTGTCTCGGAACATGGTAGTCGGTATGGCCAACAACTTCTTCAGCTACATTTCGGAGATGCTCCAACTCGTGTTGAGGCGTAAGCCGGAAGTGCTGCGTTCTAGCGAGCGCCTAACTAACGAAGAGGTCCTCCAGTTCACGCGGGTGAAGGAACTGGTGGCATATATGGCCGACAAAAAAGTCAACGAGTTGGCTTACGGCGGTCTCAAGGGGGTCGAAGATTATGTGAGGGATCGGCTAGGCATCGATTTATTCGCTAATGACGATGAGCGAGCGCGGCTTACGATCCTTGCCGAACTTCGGAACATTCACACGCACAACCGAGGGGTCGTGAACGAGGTATTTCTTAAGCGTGTCGGCAGAAAGTCGTACGCAGGTCTGGACTTCGCGCTTCATCAGAAGACCCACGTCGACTTTGACAGATTCGTAATGCTGTCCCGAAATGCAATCGAGGTCGCCATTCGACTAGATGTGGCGCTCGGTCGAAAATTTCATCTTCGACGGAGGCCATACACCAAAATTGCTCCTCAGGAGCCCGAAGGAGAAATCAATCTGATACAAGCTACTAGGCGGGCCTCGCGTAAGGCGCAGGATCGGAAAGCACGCAGTGGTGATGGCTGAATGATGAGAGGCGAGTGGTGAAGCTTGCCAGTCGTGCATCGCAAATGCGGCGCGCGATTGTAAGGACCCCTCAGCTTCTTTTGCCTTTCCCCAAACGACCCGAAGAGGTTTGGGGAATTCTGTTCGCCTTGTGATCTTCCAACTTGACGATCGCGCGCTTGCCGCCGCGGCGGCGGTCGGCTTCGCGGGTGTAGCGCTCGGCCTCGGCCAGCGTCATGTGGCCGAGGGCGGCCATGATCTCGTGAGCGGTCGCGCCGGCATCGGCCAGCATGCGGCCAAGCGTCTTGCGCAGCCCGTGCGGCTTGCAGTCGAGCGGCAAACCGGCAGCCGTCATCGCGTCGCGCATCCAGCCGGAGAAGCCATCGACCGAGAACGGCTTGCCCCACTCGGTCACCAGGATGGTGACGTGGCGGCGCGGTAGTGCGGCGAGCGCCTGGCACAACGAATCCGCCTGCTGCACCAGGACGGCGACATCGGTCTTGCGTCGCGTATACTCGAACACCTCGTTGTCGGCCTGCGTCCAGGTCGTGAGGTGAGTATCGGCGCGCGCGGTGCCGACGTTGAGCATCATCTCATAGGCGGCGCGCTGGCGCGTGCCAAAGGGCCAGCGCGCTTCGAAGGCCGCCAGCTCGTTGTCCGTCCACCCGCGGATCTCCTTCGACTTGCCGCGCTTGATGCCCTCGCTCGGATTGACCTTGAGCCACTTCAGCGCCTTGGCATGGCGGATCAGGATGCGCAGCTTCTTCAGCGTGTCGAGCCGGGCGCCGGGCTTGTTCGACAGCGGCTTGAGGATCTTCGCCTCGATGCGCTCGCGCGTGAGGCCGCCGACCGAGCGATGGCCGTGCGCGGCCCGCATCAACTCGAGCCGGCGGCGATAGCCCTCTTTGCTGGAGGCGCGAAGCGAACGAAATTCGTCGCTGTCGTAGTAGGAGGCGATGAGGGCGCCAAGCGATTGCGGTGCGTCCTGGCTCGGCGCAGGACGGGTCTGCGCGGCGCCCTGGATCGCAGCCTGGTAGGCAGCGCCGAATTCCTCGGAGGACGGATCTGGGAGCTTGACGCGCGGGCCCTTGCCGATTCGATAGGCGTAGTAGACGTGCCCCTTGACGACGTTGCGCTCGACGTTCGGGGGCAGCCTGCGCCGCATCAATCATCCCATCCAAAGTCGTCAGCCGGCACCATGCCGGTCTCGTCCTGGTCCGCCGGGCCGCCCTTGCGGGGCAGGCCGTCGACTGCGGCGTCCAGCTCTCGAACATCCCAAGCCCAGCGCCGCGGTGTCAACTCCCGTGCCTGCGGCATGCGGCCTTCGCTGACCATGACGTCGAAGGTCTTGGGCGAGACGCTGACATAGGCCGCAGCGGCCTCGCGGCCGATCAGCCGCGGGGGCAGGGTGGGCGGGAGCGCGACCTGGCGGGTCATCCCCGCGGCTCCGCGCGGTCCACGGGACGGTGATACGCCCGCACGGTCGGATTGCGCTCCCAGCTGTCGCGCGCGATGTCGCTGAGCTGGTCCCATGTCTTGCGCGGCATGCCTTCCTGGTGGCCGTCGCGCGGGCCGTAGTTCGGCTGCAGCGCGCAGTCGGCCTCATAGGCTAGCTGGCCGGGGGTCTTGCGGCCGTTGTTCACGGGGGCTGCAGAGGAACGCTTGCACATCTCGGTCACGGTGGCTCCATCTGGCTGAAATGAATGGGCCGCCTCAGGGGCGGCCTGAGGCGGCTGGGACATTGTGAGAGGGCGGGTCCCTCTCCGCAGCGCTATGGGACCATGGCGCCTCCTGTCGTGGTGGGAGCCGCGACCGCGATGACGCGGTCGCCGCGGATCTCGGCGCGGCGGCTGTCGACCAGGCGGGCCACGACCGCATCGGAAATGCGTTTCGTGCCCCAGCGCCAGCCGCCGCGCAGGCGCCGCTCGAAGGGGCTGAGTTCGAGCAGGCGAAGGTGGTCTGTGTGAACCTTGTAGCTCATGGTCAGCCGCCTGCGGGCTCCGGCGCGTTCAAGGCGGCGGCCACGGCGTCGAGCACGTGATCGAGGCTCGGCTGCATCTGCAGGGTTGGCGCGATGTCCATCGCGCGGACGCTGGCAATGATGACCGGCGGAAATGCCGGAAGGCGGCGCATGGCCGGCGGCAGATGGCGCTGCATCTGCCAGACGTGCAGCAAATGGTCGGCGTGCTGTTGAGGGGTCATGACCGAACTCTGAAAAAAGCGGCGGCCGGGCTTGTTATCGGAGGGCGGTCGACCCGGCCGCCAGTCAGGGAGGAACAGGTTAGAGCGCGGGGCCGGCGAGGCGCTGTGCCAGCGCGCGGGCGTTCCCGGCGTGCAGCTTGACCTGGGCGGCGGTGTAGCCGCGGCTGATCAGGTCGTTCTCGGTGATGCCGCCGCCGCTGGCTGCGCCTTCGCGCATGTCTTCGGCCATCTGCGCGATGATGGCGGCCTCGGTGCCCAGAGCGGCGCGCGGCGGGACGAGGGCGGTGCTGATGAAGCCGGCGATGGCAGGACGAGGCGGCACGCGGCTGGCGCGGCCGGGCAGTCGGTTGCAATAGCGGATGCGTCGCATTGGAAAATCCCCGTGGGTTGATCACGGGAGTATTTATGCGGCAATCGCAAATTCATTTCAACTTAATTTTGCGAGAATCGCAAAATCTAATCGGCGCTTTGGTTCGCGACCAAGGTTTCCAGCTTGCCGATCGGCATGGTTTAGAGATCCAGGAATGATCGTTTGACGCGTCCGACCACCATTCGCTCGGCTTCGGCTTTGGTCTTGAGATAGCGCGGCTCGTGGACGGGGTTTGTCGAAAGCGGCGCCAACCGCGGCGGATCCGGCTTCCACAGCTTGAAGGTGACCTCGCCTCGGTCGCAGAAGACGTATGCCTTATTCGAGACGAGGGTTCGGTCAGCCTTGTTGACGATGATCGTCGAACTCTCCGGCGAAATGCGGTCCATGGAATCGCCCCTGACCGTCAAGGCGATGAAATCGCCGCGACCGAGGTCGGCGAAGGCAAGCAGCGGCACCTGGTCGATGGGCAGTTGCGACATCGGCGCGGCTAGCTTGCCGGCCGGCACGGTATCGAGCAGGGGGACGCGCGTGATCTTGGCCTCGGTCCGGTCACGAATGTCCTTCGCCTTGCTGCGGGCCTCCTTGAGTCCGGGCGGCTCGTCCTCAAAGAACTCGGCCATGCCGATCAGCTCGGCCAGGGAGATCTCGCGGTTCTCCTTCGCGCCGTCCAGGTTGGTCATGCGGCTGATCGCGTCGGTGCGAATGCCCAGATGATTCGCCAGGGCGCTGCGGGCGCCACGGCCGCGCGCCTTGAGTTGTTCACTGAGCCAACGGCGCTGCTGTAGTTGTAAGTCCTTCATCCGCCTATCATTTGCGGAAATCGCAAGATCGTCTATCGCGGTTTTCGCAAATTCGTCTGGACAGGTATTTGCGATTATCGCAAGCATTGCGCCGCGATGATTCTCAACCCCGCAAAATCCGTGATCGACAAGGTGGGTGGCTACGCTGCGGCGGCCCGCATCGTCGGCAAGCACGTGACTGGCATCTACCGCTGGACCTATCCGGCCGAGCGCGGCGGGACCGGCGGCTTTGTCCCGCCCGCTGACGCTCTCAAGCTTCTCGATCATGCCCGCGCTGCCGGTCTCTCGCTGGAGCCTGCCGACTTCCTGCAGGCGCCATCTGTGGTTGCTGCTGAAGAGGGTGCGTCATGACCAGCAAGCTATCCGGTGGGAGCGCAAAGGCCAAATCAGGCCGTTTCCCCGACGGGAATCGGAATTGCCCCAAGGGGAATCCGATTTCGCCCGTTATGCAGAATGTGCGGGGCTCGCTCGGCGCGGTTAAGGCCGCGCAAGAGCTGCAGTTTTTGACCGGAGAGCCGCTCTCGATCTGCCAGAAATTGTTGTCCGGGCATCGCGTGGAAAATCGCGACATGCTGGTCGCGCTCTGCCAGACGCGGCTCGTCATCGACGCCGTCCTCGGCCTCATCGATCCGGACGTCAAAGACCCTACGGCGCGCGCGGTTCGCAAGGCGATGCGCAAGCTGAAGCTCGAATTGGAGCTGGCGCGCCTCGATCGGGAGGACGCCGAATGAGGGCGCAGCCAGAGCTGACGGCGCGCGGCGACGCCGCGGGGCTCGCTGACGAGGCCGTCATCGGCGCCGAGCAGGTCGCCTCGATGCCGCATGTGATGGAGCTGTCGGTCCGCGAGGACCTCGCGGTCCGTGTCCGCATCCGCGGGCTCGGCGGCCAAGTGCTCGTCGACGTCGCGATGACGGCAATGCGCGCGCTGCGCACCGCCGGGCTGTTCAAGCTGGCCGCCGAGCGCGCCGATCCGTCGCTGCTGCGTGACGTGCAACTCCGGGAGTTTGACCGATGAGCGCGCTGAAATCGATGTCGTTCAAGGCCAATTGCTCGAAGCTCGACGCTGTCCTGTCCGAGCTGCGCAACCTTCTGCCCGGGTTGCCTCCTGAGTTTGCCGATCGGGTCCCGCCGGTCGACCAGCTCTATCGGATCGAGACGGTCGTGGCCCGTAAGGGTGGCGTGATCGAAGTCTGGATCTTGCCGTCCAGCTCGCTCTACCGCGTCCTGGCGGATGCCATCGACGCTGCTGCGGAGCCGCGCCGATGACCATTGCTGCCACCGAGGGCCGCGAGCTGCTGCGCTCCTACGTCGAGCGGATCGAGCGCATCGTCGAGGAAATTCAGGCGCTCAAGGATGACCAGAAAGTCCTGTTCGCCGAAGCGAAGGCGCAGGGCATCGACACCAAGTCGATGCGCCGGATCATCAAGCGGCGGCAAAAGGACCAGGCCGAGCTGACCGAGCAGGAGTCGGTCGACGCCCTCTACATGCACGCGCTCGGCATGACCGCTGAGCACCCGCTGCATCAACAGGTGGCGGAGCTGGCGCAGACTGGGCTCGGCCGCGACCAGGTGATCGAGGCGCTGCAGCTGCTGATCCCGGTCAATGGCGAGATCATCGCCAGCGTCGGCGGCCAGCCGATGCGGCTGTGGCGCACGGCGGATGGCAAGTCGTTCGCCGAGGACTACGTGCCGCCGCTGTTCCAGGAGTTCATGAACAAGCGCAAGGCTTCGTGAGGGCTGGCCGTCATGATCCGCGAAGCCTTCAACCTTGCCCGGCATCAGATCGAGATCGAGACGGTCGACCTCCTCGATCTCTCCGCGACGCCGTGGCGCCGCATCATGCTGTCGGCGCGCGACAACGTCTGGTGTCTCGTCGATGCGGCCGATGCCGCCTGGCTGACCGAGACCGTCTGGAACGTGTCCTGGGGCTCGCGCACGCCTTGGCAGAAGTACGCCAAGCGCAATGTCGGGCCCGACCGGGCGACGGTGCGGATGCATCGCGAGATCATGATCAAGGCCGATCCGCGCTCGGACCGCTTCATGCGGACGCACGTCGTCGACCACATCAACGGCCAGACGCTCGACAATCGCCGCTGCAATCTGCGCTGGCTGACGCATCGCCAGAACTGCGGCAACCGCACCCCGCGCGAGCGCATCCCTTCACTCGATTCCATCGTCCTGCAGCTGCTGGCGGATCTCGGCCCGGCGCGGGAGCCTGCGGAGGTGCCGTTCTGATGAAGCAGCTTTCGTTTCATCCCTATGCCGATCTGTTTCCGCTGATCGAGGGCCAGGACTTCTACGATCTGGCTGAGGATATCCGCGTCAACGGGCTGCATGACCAGATCGATTTGATCGAGATCGAGGGCAGCTATCAGATCCTCGACGGGCGCAACCGTTACCGGGCGCTCGTCTGGATCATGTCGACGGGCGAGCGGCTCGGGCCGGGCTGGGGCATGCACGAAGGCAGGCTGCTGAATGCCGCCGACCTAGTGAGCGAGGACCAGCCCTGGCGCTCCTGGCTCTACGCTGACGGCGATGCCGACGACTACGGCGACCTGCTCGCCTACGTGCTGTCGAAGAACCTCAAGCGGCGCCAGCTCGACGAGAGCCAGCGCGCGATCGTCGCCGGCCGGCTCGCGAACATGCGGCAGGGGCACCGGACCGATCTTCAACCTTCTGCAAATTTGCAGAAGGTCTCGACGGCTGCCGCGGCGGAAGCCGTGAACGTCAGCGAGCGCTCGGCGGCAGCGGGCCGCAAGGTCGTGCAGTCGGCGCTCCCGGAGGTCGTTGCGGCGGTCGAGCGCGGCCAGCTCAAGGTCTCCGTGGCGGAGCAGATCGCCGCGCAGCCGGCCGAGCGCCAGGCTGAGATCGTGGCAGCGCTGCCGCGCGATGCCGAAGGGCGGCTGACGCCGGAGATCAAGAAGGCGCTGGCGCCGGTCATCAAGGAGATCCGCAAAGAGAAGATCGCGGCGAAGAAGGAAGTGCGAGCGGAGCGCGAGATCAAGCTCGGCCGCAAAATCCAGGCGCTGCCGGACAAGATGTTCGGCGTCGCGATCGAGGATTTCGAATGGGACCATGCGACGTG
Proteins encoded in this window:
- a CDS encoding tyrosine-type recombinase/integrase; protein product: MRRRLPPNVERNVVKGHVYYAYRIGKGPRVKLPDPSSEEFGAAYQAAIQGAAQTRPAPSQDAPQSLGALIASYYDSDEFRSLRASSKEGYRRRLELMRAAHGHRSVGGLTRERIEAKILKPLSNKPGARLDTLKKLRILIRHAKALKWLKVNPSEGIKRGKSKEIRGWTDNELAAFEARWPFGTRQRAAYEMMLNVGTARADTHLTTWTQADNEVFEYTRRKTDVAVLVQQADSLCQALAALPRRHVTILVTEWGKPFSVDGFSGWMRDAMTAAGLPLDCKPHGLRKTLGRMLADAGATAHEIMAALGHMTLAEAERYTREADRRRGGKRAIVKLEDHKANRIPQTSSGRLGKGKRS
- a CDS encoding AlpA family transcriptional regulator; its protein translation is MTRQVALPPTLPPRLIGREAAAAYVSVSPKTFDVMVSEGRMPQARELTPRRWAWDVRELDAAVDGLPRKGGPADQDETGMVPADDFGWDD
- a CDS encoding S24 family peptidase — protein: MKDLQLQQRRWLSEQLKARGRGARSALANHLGIRTDAISRMTNLDGAKENREISLAELIGMAEFFEDEPPGLKEARSKAKDIRDRTEAKITRVPLLDTVPAGKLAAPMSQLPIDQVPLLAFADLGRGDFIALTVRGDSMDRISPESSTIIVNKADRTLVSNKAYVFCDRGEVTFKLWKPDPPRLAPLSTNPVHEPRYLKTKAEAERMVVGRVKRSFLDL
- a CDS encoding DUF2312 domain-containing protein, yielding MTIAATEGRELLRSYVERIERIVEEIQALKDDQKVLFAEAKAQGIDTKSMRRIIKRRQKDQAELTEQESVDALYMHALGMTAEHPLHQQVAELAQTGLGRDQVIEALQLLIPVNGEIIASVGGQPMRLWRTADGKSFAEDYVPPLFQEFMNKRKAS
- a CDS encoding HNH endonuclease, yielding MIREAFNLARHQIEIETVDLLDLSATPWRRIMLSARDNVWCLVDAADAAWLTETVWNVSWGSRTPWQKYAKRNVGPDRATVRMHREIMIKADPRSDRFMRTHVVDHINGQTLDNRRCNLRWLTHRQNCGNRTPRERIPSLDSIVLQLLADLGPAREPAEVPF